Within the Microbacterium terricola genome, the region CGAGGGTCGGTCTCGTCGAGGTGCGCGACGAGCTGCTCGATCGTGATGACCGGGACGCCGTCGCGCTCGCCGAGGTCCATCAGGCCGGGCAGGCGCATCATCGATCCGTCCTCGGCCACGATCTCGGCGATCGCGCCGACGGGCTTGAGCCCGGCGAGGGTCATCAGCTCGACGGCGGCCTCGGTGTGGCCGCCGCGTTCGCGCACGCCGCCGTCCACCGCGCGCAGCGGAAGGATGTGCCCTGGGCGCTTCACGCTGGCGGGGGCCGACGCGGGGTCCGCCAGCACGTTGAGGGTCCGGGCACGGTCGGCCGCGCTGATGCCGGTGGTGATGCCGTCGGCCGCGTCGACGCTCACGGTGTACGCGGTGCCGCGGGCATCCTCGTTCACCTCGACCATGGGAGGCAGGTCGAGGCGGTCGGCCCAGTCCGCCGGCATGGGCGCGCAGATGAATCCGCTGGACCAGCGCACGGTCCACGCGATCCATTCGGGGGTGGCGAGCTCCGCCGAGAGGACGACGTCACCCTCGTTCTCGCGGTTCTCATCGTCGGCGACGATGACGGGACGCCCGGCGCGCAGGGCGTCGAGGGCGGCGGGGATGGTCGAAAGGCTCATCGTGAGCCTCCTTCGTTCGTTGCGGGGGTGAAGGCGAGCAGGCGCTGGACGTGCCGGGCCAGGATGTCGGTCTCGAGGTTGACGCGGTCGCCCGCGTCGAGGGTGCCGAGGGTCGTCGCGGCGAGGGTCTCCGGGATCAGCGAGATCTCGAACCAGTGGTCGACCGCCGCGGCGGGGCTGACAGCGCTCACCGTCAGCGAGGTGCCCTCGACCGCGATCGAGCCCTTGTCGACGACGAGCGGCGCGAGGTCGGCAGGCAGGCCGATGCGCAGGACGCGCCACTGCGCGCCCGGCCGCACCTCGAGCACCTCGCCGGTGCCGTCGATGTGGCCCTGCACGATGTGGCCGCCGAGGCGGCCGTGCGCGGCGGTGGCGCGCTCGAGGTTGACGGCGCGCCCTTCGGCGACGCCGTCGAGGGTCGACACGTCGAGCGTCTGCTTCATGACGTCTGCGGTGAACCAGTCGGCGCCCTGGTCGACGACGGTGAGGCACACGCCGCTGACGGCGATCGAATCGCCGTGCGCCGCGTCGGTCACCGCCTTCGGCGCCTGCACGGTCAGCCGCACGCCGTCGCCCGAGGGCTCGACGGCCGTGACCGTGCCGATCTCTTCGATGATCCCGGTGAACATCAGACAGCTCCTGTCTCGGGGTGGACGGCGGGGCGCGCGACGACGAGGAGGTCGTCGCCGAGCCGTTCGACGGATGCGACGGTCAGTCGCCGCTGAGCGGCGATGGTCTCCACGCCGAGCGATCGCAGGGCGGGGGAGTCCGAGCCGTCGGCGCCCTGGCCGACCAGCGTGGGGGCGATGTAGGTGAGGACCTCGTCGGCGAGCCCCGCGCGCAGGAAGGCGCTCGCGATCGTCGGGCCGCCCTCGACGAGCACCCGCTGCACGCCGAGCTGGCGCAGCTCCTCGAGCAGCGA harbors:
- a CDS encoding riboflavin synthase, which gives rise to MFTGIIEEIGTVTAVEPSGDGVRLTVQAPKAVTDAAHGDSIAVSGVCLTVVDQGADWFTADVMKQTLDVSTLDGVAEGRAVNLERATAAHGRLGGHIVQGHIDGTGEVLEVRPGAQWRVLRIGLPADLAPLVVDKGSIAVEGTSLTVSAVSPAAAVDHWFEISLIPETLAATTLGTLDAGDRVNLETDILARHVQRLLAFTPATNEGGSR